One window from the genome of Leptospira ryugenii encodes:
- a CDS encoding motility associated factor glycosyltransferase family protein — protein sequence MSQMNDSLSSKIFERKPYLRNYFQSFPSENKWDIISTKSGQAHYVTLNGQALASTYSPEVQAKRLLESHNIKSTDVVLLLGLGNPELLKQVNERVAPGQIIVMLGDDPSLVPKIWEPVLAKILDVPGRHLFSGEAFFPLGLNYLESLPIERVSGLKVIRNQADLQRTHFFSDAEQRIQQVFSAKMSDLLTKFEFERLWIKNSIWNLLQVSQTPPYRFPISGLRESFSGLSALLVSAGPSLRKNLSLIQEIRDKVFILSCDTSLKVLLKASIIPDAVVTLDAQTNSFFHFMGESLEKIPLFADLVSSPTLLREPIFRSVVHSVTAKFQVDAEGTLVREVTAGGELAGDIFQDLGDIQSGGSVATTAFDMLRVMGFKQVFFIGQDLAYSGREIHSTGTHHNEKWLGLVNRKQSLESINEVIIRKRETKKVPACNGQTVLTDYVLELYRHWFEESAKTVNIPLINLNEEGAYIQGFQNVNPKEVTEILKEERKHDYPWHQYDPWKALTSKPKENNSLQKKSEGLFHKIQTDLLFTEKKIKEWESFDLNQIDLQSSELWLWLQEQTYLRRTVRKSEIYLQRHRDLDQARKNSILIQSLKKEIHYLKRSIYPIKELL from the coding sequence ATGTCCCAAATGAACGATTCCCTTTCCAGTAAAATTTTCGAAAGAAAGCCCTACCTCCGAAATTATTTCCAAAGCTTTCCTTCGGAAAATAAATGGGACATAATTTCAACCAAGTCTGGTCAGGCGCATTATGTCACATTAAATGGACAGGCACTCGCCTCTACATATTCACCCGAAGTCCAAGCAAAGAGGCTCTTGGAATCACATAACATCAAGAGTACGGATGTGGTACTTCTACTTGGACTTGGGAATCCTGAGCTTTTGAAACAAGTCAATGAACGGGTAGCTCCTGGCCAAATCATTGTAATGTTAGGTGATGATCCTAGTTTGGTACCAAAAATTTGGGAGCCTGTTTTAGCAAAAATTTTAGATGTTCCAGGTAGGCATCTATTTTCAGGTGAGGCATTTTTTCCTTTGGGTTTGAATTACCTAGAATCTCTCCCCATCGAACGAGTAAGTGGATTAAAAGTCATTCGCAACCAAGCTGATCTCCAACGCACACACTTTTTCTCAGATGCTGAACAGAGGATACAGCAAGTGTTCTCAGCTAAGATGAGTGATCTTCTCACAAAATTTGAATTTGAAAGACTTTGGATCAAAAATTCGATTTGGAACTTGTTGCAGGTTTCGCAAACTCCTCCCTACCGTTTCCCTATCTCTGGATTGAGAGAAAGTTTTTCAGGGCTAAGCGCCTTGCTTGTGTCAGCTGGCCCGAGCTTACGAAAAAATTTGTCCTTAATCCAAGAAATCAGAGATAAAGTTTTCATCCTTTCCTGTGACACTTCCTTAAAGGTTTTGCTAAAAGCTAGCATCATTCCCGATGCAGTAGTGACTTTGGATGCACAGACAAACTCTTTTTTTCATTTTATGGGAGAAAGTTTGGAAAAGATTCCACTATTTGCGGATTTGGTCAGTTCACCTACTTTACTTCGAGAACCGATTTTTCGTTCTGTGGTACATTCTGTGACCGCAAAATTCCAGGTGGATGCAGAAGGAACTTTGGTCCGCGAGGTTACAGCAGGTGGTGAATTGGCAGGAGATATATTCCAAGACCTAGGGGATATTCAATCGGGAGGGAGTGTAGCGACAACTGCCTTTGATATGTTAAGGGTGATGGGATTTAAACAAGTCTTCTTCATTGGCCAAGACCTTGCCTACTCCGGCAGAGAGATCCATTCCACGGGTACTCACCATAACGAAAAATGGTTAGGACTAGTAAATCGAAAGCAAAGCTTAGAAAGTATCAATGAAGTCATCATTCGAAAGAGAGAGACCAAAAAAGTTCCAGCTTGTAATGGACAAACGGTACTTACCGACTATGTTTTGGAGCTCTATCGGCATTGGTTTGAAGAATCTGCTAAAACTGTAAACATTCCACTCATCAATCTAAATGAAGAGGGTGCCTATATACAAGGATTTCAAAATGTAAATCCCAAAGAAGTAACTGAGATTCTCAAGGAAGAACGAAAACATGATTACCCTTGGCACCAATACGATCCATGGAAGGCCTTAACCTCCAAGCCAAAGGAAAATAATTCCCTGCAAAAAAAATCGGAAGGCTTATTTCACAAGATCCAAACAGATCTTTTGTTTACAGAGAAAAAAATAAAAGAATGGGAGAGCTTTGATCTCAACCAAATAGATTTGCAGTCATCTGAATTGTGGCTTTGGTTACAAGAACAAACCTACTTGAGACGGACTGTCCGCAAATCAGAAATCTACTTACAAAGGCATAGAGACCTAGACCAGGCACGAAAGAACAGTATCCTTATCCAATCTTTAAAAAAAGAAATCCACTATTTGAAAAGAAGCATCTACCCAATCAAAGAATTGTTATGA
- a CDS encoding AAA family ATPase, translating into MEFVTIASVKVPVLPNKSSFPVFPSKLVETDSVLSTLQKILYPMLEGIPVILVGDAGVGKNALIYYINSKRNHPTLRFSFNEDTLPEDLIGSYRILLDGKGFTWSNGPLSLALSEGLSFVADEMNLCAPNIIKRFSSVYENQYLDLLEGSGERIAAKTGFWFVGTQNPSEGFEGRKPLPHDITKHFAIVYVDPYSADEMFFILKRLYVELPEEALRKIIKVTLESENRIKRGEIGKGDLEKYHFNLRTLQKYCNRLRLFGGNEQSIQIREAMHLFQEPFRKKEDRILQKDLIESEFGLPYKVFPAKGYVQGSKIFWNDKEIPTWEEKKTMQLFAEYPSPEPILHFLDQVFTAIQAKENILIEYREDQDPQEFLPLITEITGIPVESVMLSKGMHTSDVVGALKPLHENGESTVNWVDGPLTRAIRSGRVILISGLESAGAELVEKMNMLTDDARSLALPPEAGETLPISLRDTSIVFGMKTFRNSKSTTTISRAFRNRFTPILFPELEDPKVIEEIISFYLPSGVLPSAIAKFHTKIKDLSEKRTIGSANLQAYRFGLSNLIKWKNHIYRYNEKDVKSVALRGGKIYYSNQISDPKERAEVERLLEGMLSGIELVSELFEEIEEKKKTFTVETSLEKKKWWDPEMHKRDPLTGEAKKLNSGSEVKRGIEIDTPETGGRTKEGPDAWYGQDTQGNMGQGEPGAGGGAWGYRTEELYKQFLKKRRLLWDYSILVGLDEFKQVFGKELEEVELNLEQLFDPEVDIQRMYKNEGSRVDARKYISYRSGKGDSKIFDKTIIQKNEEKLKGVEVTFLLSKCRRIFNFEYSIAMLSALLVSLDVLEGHDISTNVFTFCDIKNSKDTIDLFNLKRADEEYSSAKEEEIFSLLCKNWHGDSVPEYQLLSNCENYFSPDAQTRILVLLSDFRGQRAKEKIENEIASFENRKLKEAVLKNQEKNYVILGVGLGSRYIAEHLFTDSLQITADNFYSMPNLIGTEIARLIQIHHSLR; encoded by the coding sequence ATGGAATTTGTAACGATTGCTTCCGTCAAAGTTCCTGTTCTTCCGAACAAGTCCTCTTTTCCGGTGTTTCCTTCTAAGTTAGTAGAAACGGACTCAGTCCTTTCCACCTTGCAAAAGATTCTCTACCCAATGCTGGAAGGCATCCCGGTCATTCTAGTCGGGGATGCCGGTGTAGGGAAAAATGCTCTTATTTACTATATCAATTCCAAAAGAAACCATCCTACACTTCGGTTCAGTTTTAATGAAGATACCTTACCTGAAGACCTAATTGGCTCCTATCGCATTCTCTTGGACGGCAAGGGATTTACTTGGTCAAATGGGCCCCTTTCTTTGGCTCTGTCAGAGGGTTTGAGTTTTGTCGCGGATGAGATGAATCTCTGTGCACCCAATATCATCAAACGATTTTCAAGTGTTTATGAAAACCAATACCTAGATCTTTTGGAAGGCAGTGGAGAGCGTATCGCTGCAAAGACTGGCTTTTGGTTTGTGGGAACTCAAAATCCAAGCGAAGGATTTGAAGGAAGAAAGCCACTCCCTCATGACATCACCAAACACTTTGCTATTGTTTATGTAGACCCATATTCTGCGGATGAGATGTTTTTTATTCTTAAGCGTCTTTACGTAGAATTGCCTGAGGAGGCATTGAGAAAAATCATCAAAGTTACTCTTGAATCAGAAAATCGCATCAAACGTGGCGAGATTGGAAAAGGGGACTTAGAAAAATACCATTTCAATTTAAGAACTTTACAAAAATATTGCAATCGACTGCGTTTGTTTGGTGGCAATGAGCAATCAATCCAAATAAGAGAAGCAATGCACCTCTTCCAAGAACCCTTCCGTAAAAAGGAAGATAGAATCTTACAAAAAGATTTAATTGAGTCAGAGTTTGGACTCCCTTATAAAGTCTTCCCGGCTAAAGGATACGTGCAAGGATCCAAAATCTTTTGGAATGATAAAGAAATTCCAACCTGGGAAGAAAAGAAAACGATGCAACTATTTGCAGAGTATCCTAGCCCAGAGCCTATTTTGCATTTTTTAGACCAGGTGTTTACAGCGATCCAAGCAAAAGAAAACATCCTCATTGAATATAGAGAAGACCAAGACCCGCAGGAGTTCCTTCCACTCATCACAGAGATTACTGGCATTCCTGTAGAGTCTGTCATGTTGTCGAAGGGGATGCACACATCCGATGTGGTAGGTGCACTCAAACCTCTGCATGAAAACGGTGAATCAACTGTAAATTGGGTGGATGGTCCCTTAACGCGTGCTATAAGATCCGGGCGAGTGATTTTGATTTCTGGTTTGGAGTCTGCAGGAGCAGAGCTCGTAGAAAAAATGAATATGCTTACTGACGATGCGCGTTCCTTAGCTCTTCCTCCTGAGGCTGGGGAAACACTTCCGATTTCTTTACGAGATACATCCATCGTATTCGGAATGAAGACATTTCGAAATTCTAAGAGTACGACTACCATCTCGCGTGCCTTTCGAAATCGCTTTACACCAATTTTGTTTCCGGAATTGGAAGATCCTAAGGTCATTGAAGAGATTATCTCTTTTTACCTTCCCTCTGGCGTATTACCATCAGCGATTGCGAAATTTCATACAAAGATCAAAGATTTGTCGGAGAAACGTACCATTGGTTCTGCAAACTTGCAGGCTTATCGATTTGGCCTCTCAAACCTAATCAAATGGAAAAATCATATCTATCGATACAATGAAAAAGATGTAAAGTCTGTCGCTCTCCGCGGTGGAAAGATATATTATTCCAACCAGATTAGCGATCCAAAAGAGAGAGCAGAAGTAGAACGACTATTAGAAGGGATGCTCTCTGGAATCGAGTTAGTTTCAGAACTCTTCGAAGAAATCGAAGAGAAAAAAAAAACTTTTACGGTAGAAACTAGCCTAGAGAAAAAAAAATGGTGGGATCCCGAAATGCACAAAAGGGATCCACTCACCGGCGAAGCAAAAAAACTCAATTCAGGTTCTGAAGTAAAACGCGGTATTGAAATCGATACACCGGAGACAGGTGGTAGAACCAAGGAAGGACCTGACGCTTGGTATGGACAAGACACCCAAGGAAATATGGGGCAAGGGGAGCCTGGGGCCGGAGGTGGCGCTTGGGGATACCGCACGGAAGAACTCTACAAACAGTTTCTGAAGAAAAGACGCTTACTTTGGGATTATTCAATATTAGTCGGCTTGGATGAATTCAAACAAGTATTTGGAAAGGAATTAGAAGAAGTAGAACTCAATTTAGAACAGCTATTTGATCCAGAAGTGGATATACAGAGAATGTACAAGAATGAGGGCTCAAGAGTTGATGCAAGAAAATACATTTCGTACAGAAGTGGAAAAGGAGATAGTAAAATATTTGATAAGACTATCATCCAAAAAAATGAAGAGAAACTCAAAGGCGTTGAGGTTACTTTTTTACTGAGCAAGTGTAGAAGGATTTTTAATTTTGAATACTCGATTGCTATGTTAAGTGCACTTCTAGTTAGCCTTGATGTTTTAGAAGGACATGATATTTCAACCAATGTCTTTACATTTTGCGATATCAAAAATTCGAAAGATACAATTGATTTATTTAATTTGAAACGAGCAGATGAAGAATATTCTTCTGCAAAAGAAGAAGAAATCTTTAGTCTTCTTTGCAAGAATTGGCATGGAGATTCTGTTCCTGAATACCAACTTCTGTCAAATTGTGAGAATTATTTTTCTCCAGATGCCCAAACTAGGATTTTGGTTCTGCTTTCTGACTTTAGAGGACAGAGAGCAAAGGAAAAGATTGAAAATGAAATTGCTTCCTTTGAAAATCGGAAGCTAAAAGAAGCTGTACTTAAAAACCAAGAAAAAAACTATGTGATTCTAGGTGTAGGATTAGGCTCACGTTACATTGCAGAGCACCTCTTTACTGACTCTCTGCAGATTACAGCCGACAATTTTTATTCTATGCCAAATTTGATCGGAACTGAAATCGCTAGGTTGATCCAGATCCATCATAGTTTACGTTAA
- the smpB gene encoding SsrA-binding protein — MAKSAKDPKKSAPDALINKKAKFNFELSEFFEAGIVLTGSEVKSLRDKKGNLTDCFAKVRNGEIFLENFQIPPYVNGGYANHPEIRPRKLLLNRKEIQRIDRAIREKGLVLIATKSYFKNQKLVKVEVALGKPKKLFDKRDDIQKRESKIEVERALKERQRK, encoded by the coding sequence ATGGCAAAATCAGCGAAGGACCCTAAAAAAAGTGCACCAGATGCCCTCATCAATAAAAAAGCAAAGTTTAATTTTGAGCTGAGCGAGTTCTTTGAGGCAGGCATTGTTTTAACTGGTTCAGAGGTAAAATCCTTACGCGATAAAAAGGGAAACCTGACAGATTGTTTTGCTAAGGTCAGAAATGGAGAAATTTTTTTAGAGAACTTTCAGATTCCTCCATACGTAAATGGTGGTTATGCGAACCATCCAGAGATTCGTCCTAGAAAATTACTCTTGAATCGGAAGGAAATCCAAAGGATTGACCGAGCCATCCGCGAAAAAGGTTTAGTTCTCATTGCAACCAAAAGTTATTTTAAGAACCAAAAATTGGTGAAAGTTGAAGTAGCGCTCGGAAAACCTAAAAAGTTATTTGATAAGCGGGATGATATCCAAAAACGAGAATCCAAAATTGAAGTAGAGCGTGCATTAAAGGAAAGACAAAGAAAATGA
- the plsY gene encoding glycerol-3-phosphate 1-O-acyltransferase PlsY, which produces MVLLPVVLLSYLLGGLPVGFLVAKYVKGIDLRELGSKNIGATNVGRVIGWKYGIPVLCIDALKGALPVLLAGYIDSPYSLISTQILLGTVAILGHTYTPFLSFRGGKGVATALGVYLTLIPFVTLCAVAIFFVVYKVSGFVSLGSILGTLSMPLWYFGMHQFLPNVEYSPILLSVLVATFFLITFTHRENIKRMLYGKELRAVNNAN; this is translated from the coding sequence ATGGTACTTCTCCCCGTCGTTTTACTTTCTTATCTTTTAGGTGGTCTGCCTGTTGGCTTTCTCGTTGCAAAGTATGTAAAGGGCATCGACCTCCGTGAGCTTGGTAGCAAAAATATCGGAGCAACGAACGTGGGCCGAGTGATCGGATGGAAGTATGGAATTCCAGTTCTCTGTATTGACGCATTGAAAGGAGCATTGCCTGTCCTTTTGGCAGGTTACATAGACTCACCTTATTCACTCATTAGCACTCAGATCCTCCTTGGTACGGTTGCCATTTTGGGCCATACATACACTCCCTTTTTATCCTTTCGTGGCGGCAAAGGTGTTGCTACTGCGCTAGGGGTCTACCTGACTTTAATCCCGTTTGTGACACTTTGTGCGGTTGCGATTTTCTTTGTGGTCTATAAGGTGAGTGGTTTTGTTTCTCTTGGATCTATCTTAGGCACACTCTCTATGCCTCTTTGGTACTTTGGCATGCATCAATTCCTTCCGAACGTGGAGTATTCTCCTATCTTATTATCTGTTTTGGTAGCTACATTTTTTTTGATTACATTTACGCATAGGGAAAACATTAAGCGTATGTTATACGGAAAAGAATTGAGAGCTGTCAACAATGCAAATTGA
- the pdxH gene encoding pyridoxamine 5'-phosphate oxidase produces MNRDLKDMRKSYEKYSLLESEASADPLELFHAWFALAEEEGIEEPNAMFLATVDTEGQPSGRVVLLKEIREGGFVFFTNYQSRKGKDIQHNQKVALTFFWHSQERQIRIEGTAGKKDESYARNYFAKRPRVSQLGALSSKQSEVVPDRTFLETEFERLETLYEGKEIPMPEDWGAYIVYPHRLEFWQGRQGRLHDRLLYTKNNGIWERCRLSP; encoded by the coding sequence ATGAATCGTGATTTAAAGGATATGAGAAAATCATATGAGAAGTATAGCTTACTCGAATCAGAAGCGAGTGCTGATCCGTTAGAATTATTTCATGCCTGGTTTGCACTTGCCGAGGAAGAAGGCATCGAGGAGCCAAATGCTATGTTTCTTGCTACAGTAGATACAGAGGGACAACCCTCAGGAAGAGTTGTTTTACTGAAAGAAATTCGAGAGGGTGGCTTTGTGTTTTTTACCAATTACCAGTCGCGGAAGGGAAAAGACATCCAACACAATCAAAAGGTAGCACTTACCTTTTTCTGGCACAGCCAAGAGAGACAAATCCGTATTGAAGGAACTGCTGGAAAAAAGGACGAAAGCTATGCCAGAAATTACTTTGCTAAAAGACCGCGCGTCTCACAATTGGGTGCATTAAGTTCAAAACAAAGTGAAGTTGTCCCGGACCGCACATTTTTGGAAACTGAGTTTGAACGACTCGAAACCCTTTACGAGGGTAAAGAAATACCGATGCCAGAAGATTGGGGTGCCTATATCGTTTATCCGCATCGTTTAGAGTTTTGGCAAGGTAGACAAGGACGGCTACATGACCGTCTCCTATACACAAAAAACAACGGCATCTGGGAAAGATGCCGCCTAAGTCCATAA
- a CDS encoding pyridoxal phosphate-dependent aminotransferase has protein sequence MEFATRMNGMDSSPIRKAFELARTIENPINLSIGQPHFPCPPNIIEAMNRAAIDGKTAYTLTAGIPELKEAMAEKYQIQNGIEYAKPDRILVTSGISSALFLLFNALVNPGDDCLVVSPYFLMYPSMLKFYGANLLTVDESFTSEELSVFSSKKLKLIIYSNPSNPTGKVLSKEQLRGLANLAEKTGAYLISDEIYELFDYDKQFYSIGKEYEKTITLTGFSKTYNMTGLRLATILADEVVIKTLTTLQQYTVVCAPSITQWAGIEALKTDMSSYIQDYREKRDFVYDSLKAHYEIQKSGGAFYFFFKVKDTDEEFLQKAVKKKLILVPGYIFSPSKHHMRLSFATDWDNLKRGMKALVELASE, from the coding sequence ATGGAATTTGCAACTAGAATGAATGGGATGGATTCATCTCCGATCCGAAAGGCCTTTGAATTAGCTAGAACCATTGAAAATCCAATCAATTTGTCGATTGGACAACCACATTTCCCCTGCCCACCAAACATAATTGAGGCGATGAACCGAGCAGCAATCGATGGTAAAACAGCATATACACTGACTGCTGGCATACCGGAGTTAAAAGAGGCAATGGCTGAAAAATACCAGATCCAAAACGGAATCGAATATGCAAAACCAGATAGAATCCTTGTAACCTCTGGAATTTCCTCTGCTCTCTTTCTTCTGTTTAATGCTCTGGTAAATCCAGGTGACGACTGTTTAGTGGTTTCGCCTTACTTTTTAATGTATCCCTCCATGTTAAAATTTTATGGAGCAAATCTACTCACAGTTGATGAATCTTTTACATCAGAAGAGCTTTCTGTTTTTAGTTCCAAAAAATTGAAACTCATCATCTACTCAAATCCGTCAAACCCTACTGGCAAAGTACTTTCAAAAGAACAACTAAGAGGGCTAGCCAATCTTGCAGAAAAGACAGGTGCTTATCTTATAAGCGATGAGATCTATGAGTTGTTTGATTATGATAAACAATTCTATAGCATAGGAAAAGAATATGAAAAAACAATCACCTTAACGGGTTTTTCTAAAACTTACAACATGACTGGTTTACGATTGGCTACCATTTTAGCAGATGAAGTGGTTATTAAAACTTTGACTACATTACAACAATATACCGTAGTTTGCGCACCATCGATTACACAATGGGCGGGCATAGAGGCCTTAAAAACAGATATGAGTTCTTATATACAAGACTACCGAGAAAAAAGAGATTTTGTATATGATTCCTTAAAGGCTCATTACGAAATCCAAAAATCTGGTGGAGCTTTTTATTTCTTTTTTAAGGTCAAAGACACAGATGAAGAGTTCTTACAAAAAGCTGTCAAAAAGAAATTAATCCTTGTGCCAGGTTATATTTTTTCTCCTAGCAAACACCATATGCGGCTTTCTTTTGCTACAGATTGGGATAACTTAAAAAGAGGAATGAAGGCTCTTGTTGAACTAGCCAGTGAATAG
- the der gene encoding ribosome biogenesis GTPase Der — protein sequence MKGFPVVTIVGRQNVGKSTLFNSIVRAQSAITENIPGVTRDVLQKLVEREEFHSPFVLCDTPGLDIESLDEINTEILEIAFEHLRSSQLVLHVMDHKDLRAYDHKLISLFKKDEILSKIPVLSIVNKVDSEADEFDLELFYQAGLNEVLPISALSKRNFPLLIQKINFLLPKTNKGIQSPDCKIAIIGKPNSGKSSLLNTFLGFKRAVVSEVPGTTRDSVSSQFQFQGKKIEIIDTAGIRRQSKSSEKLEFYSYKRTLFAIQEADVVILLIDATKGFGEFDKKIFGEIQDLGKPMVLAVNKWDRIADKETNSWKLYQERLEARLPILKERPMLSLSAVEKLRTHKLLEMTWALYEKSQKKLSTRMLNDWLGKWGGKNRVQKASGRAPKVFYATQVSQVPFRVLFFVNDKELFPSNVLSFYRKNLVKEFDLNGLSVEIELRNRNEGKEG from the coding sequence ATGAAAGGTTTTCCAGTAGTAACCATTGTTGGGCGGCAAAATGTTGGAAAATCAACTTTGTTCAATTCCATTGTAAGGGCACAAAGTGCGATTACAGAAAATATACCGGGAGTGACTCGAGATGTTCTGCAAAAGCTTGTAGAAAGAGAAGAGTTTCATTCTCCTTTTGTCCTTTGTGATACTCCTGGATTAGACATTGAAAGTCTAGATGAGATCAATACTGAAATCTTAGAAATAGCTTTTGAACATTTGCGAAGCTCCCAGTTGGTTTTACACGTAATGGACCACAAAGATCTCAGAGCCTATGACCATAAATTGATTTCTCTCTTCAAAAAAGACGAGATACTTTCCAAAATCCCAGTCTTATCGATTGTCAATAAGGTTGATTCGGAAGCCGATGAGTTTGACTTAGAACTCTTTTACCAGGCAGGACTCAATGAAGTATTGCCAATTAGTGCTCTTTCGAAGCGTAACTTTCCTCTGCTTATCCAAAAGATTAATTTTCTACTTCCTAAAACAAACAAAGGGATACAAAGCCCAGATTGTAAGATTGCCATCATCGGCAAACCTAATTCTGGTAAGTCGAGCCTATTAAATACATTTTTGGGTTTTAAAAGAGCAGTTGTGAGCGAAGTCCCAGGAACTACGCGTGATTCTGTGAGTAGCCAGTTTCAGTTCCAAGGAAAAAAGATTGAGATTATCGATACCGCCGGTATCCGAAGGCAGTCCAAATCCAGCGAAAAATTAGAATTCTACTCTTACAAACGCACTCTATTTGCCATCCAAGAAGCGGATGTTGTGATCCTTCTCATTGATGCCACCAAAGGCTTTGGCGAATTTGACAAAAAAATATTTGGTGAAATCCAAGATTTGGGTAAACCGATGGTGCTCGCAGTCAATAAATGGGACCGAATTGCGGACAAAGAAACCAATTCTTGGAAGTTGTACCAGGAGCGTCTAGAAGCACGTCTACCCATCCTCAAAGAGCGGCCTATGCTTTCCCTATCTGCGGTTGAGAAGCTTCGAACCCACAAATTACTGGAAATGACCTGGGCCCTGTATGAAAAATCCCAAAAAAAACTCAGCACGCGTATGCTAAATGACTGGTTAGGCAAATGGGGGGGAAAAAATAGGGTTCAGAAGGCTTCTGGGCGCGCTCCCAAGGTCTTTTACGCGACCCAGGTCTCCCAAGTGCCTTTTCGTGTGTTATTTTTTGTCAATGATAAAGAGCTCTTTCCGTCGAATGTTCTATCATTTTACCGAAAGAATTTAGTGAAGGAGTTTGATTTGAACGGATTGAGCGTTGAAATTGAGCTTCGGAATCGAAATGAAGGAAAGGAGGGATGA
- a CDS encoding prepilin peptidase encodes MTESFYLLLFFFGASLGSFYITTAERVLLFFYGRRRKEGSTLNRFLLLFTEPSHCNHCGKTLKSYSLLPILGYIFQKGKCTFCKKQISWLYPTSELLFGLTTPLAFALTNSILFTIFFPILLGHLLISIYTDANFFSLDYENLPFIAIAGILCNYGMTDTWPTSEDFYVFLGFLVFYLLLYFLVKQGMGLGDVLFAPCFAFLAGHPFWLFFLNAAYMLALAVTFITRKRGETLKKKPIPMGVYFSIALFFTFIAKILFYIYGLDNFVEVPDES; translated from the coding sequence ATGACAGAATCTTTCTACTTACTTCTATTCTTCTTTGGTGCGTCCTTGGGTAGTTTTTATATCACGACCGCAGAACGTGTTCTTCTCTTTTTTTATGGAAGGAGGAGAAAAGAAGGCTCAACTCTAAATCGGTTTTTATTGCTCTTTACTGAACCAAGCCATTGCAATCATTGTGGCAAAACATTAAAATCATATTCCTTACTTCCCATCCTAGGTTATATCTTCCAAAAGGGGAAGTGCACCTTCTGCAAAAAGCAAATCTCTTGGCTTTATCCCACATCAGAACTGTTATTTGGACTAACAACTCCGCTTGCTTTTGCTCTAACAAACTCTATACTATTTACGATTTTTTTTCCCATTTTACTAGGACATCTGCTCATCTCTATTTATACCGATGCGAATTTTTTTTCTTTGGATTATGAGAACTTACCTTTCATCGCAATTGCTGGCATCTTATGTAATTACGGAATGACTGATACATGGCCAACCTCGGAGGACTTCTATGTTTTTCTGGGATTTTTGGTATTTTATCTCCTTCTCTACTTCCTAGTTAAGCAAGGTATGGGACTCGGTGATGTATTGTTTGCACCTTGCTTTGCATTTTTGGCTGGCCATCCATTCTGGTTATTTTTTCTAAACGCGGCTTATATGTTAGCTCTCGCAGTGACATTTATCACTCGGAAACGAGGAGAAACTCTCAAGAAAAAACCAATTCCGATGGGAGTTTATTTTTCAATAGCTCTCTTCTTTACATTTATTGCAAAAATACTATTCTACATTTATGGTTTGGACAACTTTGTGGAGGTGCCAGATGAATCGTGA